Proteins found in one Aneurinibacillus uraniidurans genomic segment:
- a CDS encoding AtpZ/AtpI family protein codes for MKQDQNRPLRAFALVGTIGVEMATSVIFGFWAGSAIDKWLKTEPWFMLIGLLFGLALGVYGLYLLVRQFFGE; via the coding sequence AACCGACCGTTACGGGCTTTTGCATTAGTAGGTACGATAGGGGTAGAAATGGCTACCTCTGTTATTTTTGGTTTTTGGGCTGGAAGTGCGATCGATAAGTGGTTAAAAACCGAACCGTGGTTCATGTTGATTGGATTATTGTTCGGATTGGCACTTGGTGTTTACGGTCTGTATCTTCTGGTTAGACAGTTCTTTGGAGAATGA
- a CDS encoding ATP synthase subunit I, giving the protein MEQFSLSMRTIARYIFLLFSMVVVCWLFMPQRVFFQGLLLGIFVSMCNGFILYVKTVQAGEMALNPGRRMRSLGMLPRFLLAGFAVYVSFKMPHIFSFYGVVAGLPTVPVLTLLVTIYYHISTKKK; this is encoded by the coding sequence ATGGAACAATTTTCTTTGTCAATGCGCACCATAGCGAGGTACATATTTCTTTTGTTCTCCATGGTTGTGGTTTGCTGGTTGTTTATGCCGCAACGTGTATTTTTCCAGGGCCTGTTGCTCGGGATATTTGTCAGCATGTGTAACGGCTTTATTCTGTATGTAAAGACCGTGCAGGCAGGTGAGATGGCCCTGAATCCGGGGCGTCGTATGCGAAGTTTGGGCATGCTGCCAAGATTTTTGCTGGCTGGATTTGCTGTGTATGTTTCGTTCAAGATGCCTCATATCTTTTCTTTCTACGGTGTGGTAGCGGGTCTCCCTACCGTTCCGGTCCTGACATTGCTTGTCACGATTTACTATCATATATCTACTAAAAAAAAATAA